In Drosophila innubila isolate TH190305 chromosome 2L unlocalized genomic scaffold, UK_Dinn_1.0 5_B_2L, whole genome shotgun sequence, a single window of DNA contains:
- the LOC117782581 gene encoding uncharacterized protein LOC117782581: MTCRLVNRRCRKRALAFKMRRVTSVITSSCRSPKILFRADMYARTRSLYGKPRNVFPLILLPSPSLHPLAGTPLLPFYGHRSRTRLSRSHRALSVVSQTIYAFRAKRIRFSAPITIDFPFFGQTILEAVYKLAAVPTLNLGSHGSLFNIL; encoded by the exons ATGACCTGTCGCCTCGTCAATCGTCGTTGCCGGAAACGTGCTCTAGCCTTCAAGATGCGTCGAGTGACCAGTGTCATCACCTCCAGCTGTCGCTCGCCAAAAATTCTATTCCGGGCCGACATGTATGCCCGGACACGTTCTTTGTATGGCAAGCCTCGTAATGTTTTTCCTCTT ATCCTGTTGCCGTCTCCATCTCTACATCCTTTGGCCGGAACTCCACTCCTTCCTTTCTACGGTCACCGTTCCCGAACGCGTTTGTCCCGCTCTCACCGCGCTCTCTCGGTAGTTTCCCAGACAATCTACGCATTCCGGGCAAAGCGTATCCGGTTTTCCGCACCGATAACAATAGATTTTCCGTTCTTTGGACAGACAATCTTGGAAGCTGTGtacaagttggcagcagttCCAACACTTAATCTTGGATCTCACGGAAGCCTCTTCAACATCCTCTAG